The Colius striatus isolate bColStr4 chromosome 8, bColStr4.1.hap1, whole genome shotgun sequence genome includes the window CTAAGACAAAACAAACCTTCCTATCAAAATTCAAACCCAAATTAAGCACTGCCTTTCTGACACTACCTTCTTAAATTGCAAGCCTCTTAACAGTGACAAAGCTTCTTCCTGTAAGCCCCTTCATTCTATGGGAATATAATTTAATGGGAGCATAACACTCTGACTGGGGACTAGTATATGGAAAAACCATGCCCACGGAAATTTTGTGACAATTCATAACTGTTTTGTCTTACTTGACCATGCAGAAAGAGGCAAGGCCAAATGTTGTGGTTACATACACAAACGTTTGATCTAGGCTGCACCTGTTTATCAGTCTTAACCTTTAATTACATAGATATGTTAATTAAGATTGAGGAATATGTGTACAACCTCAAAAGCCCGATCTGTAACGTGCCTGCATAATGAGTTTTAAAGACAGATTAAATAATTATGTCTGTTCAACATCTGCCTACAGAGACAGTAACTCAGTCAATAAATAAACCAGTGTAAAGACTTAAAAatgggaggggagaagagagagTATGAGAGTATTTATGCAGGTACTCTGTTTGTTTTCTACTGTAGAAAATGGCAGTGGGCTGACCCAGCCAGCAGCTTGTTCCTTTTCCTACCCTATGGTGCAGGGAGTgaataagaagagaaaaagcaagaaaactcaTGTATTGTGATAAAGACAGTTTGCCACGTGAGGGAAGAAGGACTAAGAGCAGGGGAAATAAAAAGGCAATCAGCTCAGCACCTCCCACAAGCAGAAGGATGCCCAGCTGGACTCCAAGTAATGGCTACATGCCAGATCAACTCCCCCAGCTTGGTTTGAATAGCTGAGTGTGACACTGTGCCATGGAATATATCCCTATGGTcagctggggtcagctgtccaggctctgctccctcccagcttttTGCCCTATTCACTGTAGGGGCAAGAGTGGGAAGAAGTTAAAGCCTTGGTGCTGTGAAAATCCTGACCCTCAATAGCCAGAAGACTGGTCTCTTAGCAACACTGTTTTTGTCCAAAACATGCAGCACCACACAGTTCTTACGAAGAAAATTACCTTCAACCCAGGCAGACTTGGTACAAAACCTCTTCATTTAGATGCAGGCCATTTCCAACCTGTACCAACTTTGTCAGGAGTGCCACACTAAGCCCTACTGAAGGATCTTCCTACTTAAAACATTACaataaaacttaaaaatcaCAACTTCTTTGACAAGCTGTTACTGAAAAAATAGACTAACTTTTGAAAGCACAGAACAATTCATCCTTATAATATCCTGCAAACCAGGATTCAAATATTTCATCTATCCTTTGTGAGCAGAAGTAATCATTCAGTTATTTAAAATCCTTTCTAAAATACTTCCAATCTCCATGAAATCCACCCTTAAAGAAAACATGCTTACAGATCAAGGACTCATTACAGATTTCTGACAATCGCAGACTGTGACAAGGATATCTGACTGGAGTCTAGCACAAAGATCTCCCAATGTTTAGATCAATTTCCTCTAATTAACTTCAACTCATAAAAATCTTACCTGATCAGGAAAACATAAACATTAGACCCCACACATCTTCTAAATGTGACCTCCTGCCTTTTTCTTTAGGagtcaaaagcaaaaatagaacTCCTAAACCCTACCAAAAGACAGAGAGTAACAGAATCTGGCTGTACAGATCATCTTCGAGCCATCCCAAGGACTAGCAGAGTAACACGCAAAGCCTTTCTCTGACTACATTGCACTGTACAGCACAGGACCCTTAAGCTGAGTAACCAGTTTTGCAGGCCAATAACTCTGAGTTTTCATGCATTATGAATAACGGGGGGAAATCATATTAAAAAGTACAACATAACAAAGCTGATGtgatgttttccttgtttttcagtcACTTACATGAAGCTTCAGCAATGGGGTCCTCATGTCCTGAGAAAAACTGTTGAGACAAGACTCTTCTAGAGTTCCTGCCTGTGGCTTGGGACTTGAATAAAGAATTTCTTGCAGTGGCATGAATATGTCATCATCAtcgtcatcatcatcatctagACTACATTTCAATATCTCATCTTCACTATCAAAGCTGCTTTTTGATTTTCCATTCAATTTGGACTTGTCTGTACAAGTGCTTTCACCTCTTCTCTCTCCTGAGAGCTGTGCAGACATATGACTACTGTTCATGCACCCTTCTTTAAAAGGCAAAGTATGGGGAATGCTCGTACCAGTCTCTTCTGGGAGTGTAAGTTTCCCACAAACTTCCCCTGCACAAGAATCCGAAGCACTTTCTGAAGTCTTGTCTTTTGTATTTGACAAACCATTGCTGGATTGAACACTGCAAGTGTTATTGTGTGGGTGTCTTTCTGATCTTTTCCCACGTTGCTCTTTCTTAGCATCCAATACCTGAGAGAAGCCATCAGTCTGGAGGTGAGATTTCACACCTTTTGTTTGTGTTAAGTCGTGAGGAGAAGGCAAcacagcacttttttcctgagaaatagGAAGGGACTTTTCCAAGAAAAAGCATGAGTTAGCCACCTGCAATTGATTCTCTTTGGTATCTGCCTCAGAGATGTGGTTATTTTTACCAGGGCCTTGTGCAGAACATGAAGATGACAAACTTCCAGAGGAGCAATTCTTTTTCTCGGTTGAATCTCTTGAGTTGAGGTATTCCTCTGGAAGCGTGGAATCGCATCTAGATAGAGCAGCAGCCTCTTTTAGCTGCACAATATCACCACAAGTAGACTTCAGAAGGATATTTTTTACAAAGGGAGACACCTTATTTTTGCACTTTGCAGATGATGCATTAAAAGCAGGGTCATTAAAATCTGATACTTCAGAATGATTTGAACCGGCTGCATTCACACTCATGGCAgggtgttttcttttcttaggaACATGTGGTTTTTTGGCTTGCCCAGAAGACATCTTGGAGCTAAGGCAGCATGAAGAAACTGACTGCTTCTTCCACATACCATTGGCCATCTCAGGTGATGTTCTCAATGCATTTGGAGAAGAAGTCTCATGTTTTGAAACCTTCTTTGTTTTTGGTTGAGATGGGTCATCTATAAAGAGTTTAAGAGAAAAGTAAACAGCTGTTGCcatgtttcaaaataaaaggaaagaaaaagcacctATAAGTTTACCCTTTAAAAAGCTGACTTCTGTTTTTAAGCAATTATGACTGAGATTTTAATCAGAAACTACAATGTTTCCATTCTCCTTGTACACAGTGGAGCACGAGATTTAGCTGATGCTGTATCATTATGCTGTTCTTGTAACAaacttggaaaagaaatgaaatcttttattttaaagcagctCAGTAGCCACCATTGAACACCCTTCCTATACATTAGAATCAATCAGTCTTTGGAAAGAGATAGTAGTCCAGTCGAGGGGTGGGACTGGAAGAAAGTTAATTTAACCATAATAAGTGTTAGAAATAATGAACAGTGTGAAAAGTATTTTGGAAATACTGCAATAATTTGAATAGTGCTCATTTAAAAAAGCATTCAGAACGTGAAGAAATTTGTCTGCAGATGATGGTTCTATGGCATCAGAGCCCATCTTCCTCACCAcacctttctccttcctcccttaAGCTACACCAGCCCCAGACACTTGATGAAGCTGATGTTGGCTGAGAACTTCCCAACTCAATTTTCAGACAGATCAGCTTCTCCAACTGCTGGACAAGTCCCAGTGCcagaacaggaagaaagtgaagcacagcagcagagtCTGATAGGTTTAAACAGCGATGGACCCACAACATGAGACTACTCTCCTTGGTTTGGGTTCCCTtccatctcctttctttttaatcatcCTGCTGACTTAGCTCAAGCGTCTACTTGTGAGCTTTTTATATTCAGTTCTACCTATTGCATAACAAAGCGACGTGCTTAAAAAGGACAAAACCCAACAAGAACACCAGCTAAACTTTACTGTTTAGCTCAACAAGAATGCTGTTTTTGGATTAAGCTTAAAGGCAAAGTTTATTCAGCACTGCAGTGAATGTGAATTCTCCAAAATgcaagagaaattaaaaatactaagggcttaagataaaaaaaaatcacaacttcTAATTGTTAtaaaaaatctggttttcaCTAAAACCCCAATTTACTTTTAAACTAAAGTTTGCCATATTTAAAATAACCTTCACTCTACAGGACTAGATTTTATTTTGagagataaaatagaaaaacatgACTTCAAGGAAAAAGAGCCATTTAACAGGACACTAAATGATGAACTTGAATGCCTAAGTAATTCCACATTACCTGTACTGCTTCTACCTAAGGCAGTCTCCCTTGAACCAGAATGTGGTATTTTTCTTAAAGGACATCCatttccctaaaaaaaaaagatggagggggaaaaaatgttaacaGCACACTTTTTAGAAACAGGATGTTGACATCTTGAGCCAAGTGTGGAATCCTGCACACACTTAGTTCCGCACACCCCAAAAATACAGTAATATACTTCATTTCAAGGGAAACTTCAGACATAGCTGCAAATATCTCAGCAAAAGACTTGCTACAGCTCAAATCTTTTCTTCAGATTGTCCCCTCAACCTTTAGGGCCATTAGTCACTTCTGTCCTTGGGCTATATTGCAATATAGCCaagttttctttcctcaaaCAAGTCATTAGGAACATGACAGACAAGCAAATACAGAAGGAGGGTTGctaaggagaaaaggaaacaagccaaacactcttttttttccattcacagCACATGATGGAGGCACACCTAATGATCTTCCTCCCAAGTAACCAGCAACCTTTTAAAGGGTTTTCTTGGTTGGTAAATAAGTGAATGTAACTCAACCTGTAATGAAATGCTACGTACTTACTAGGACCATTCCCAACTTTTGTCTAAACACTCTGGCTTAAGTTCATAAATTGGAATTGCTATTAGCTTGACAAATTTCTGCTAGTTAGATGTTGCAGTTGTTCCCTAAGCTACACTGTAGGAAAACACAAGATTCTAAGACATTTaagacacagattttttttttttctttaaagacaatttaaagTTAGTTTCTGTTGCATTTCCTTCCATACTTGCATCTAGCACAGAGTATCTTCCCTGCTTTCAAACGAAGATTTCTCATCCAGCATACCCAAGCATGCCCTAAAATTTACAAAGGGACAGCAAAAGAGCATAAACTTTTGTTCCATCTGAAAAAGGCAGCAACAAGAATCTCATCCTAAACtgaataataaaaatcaaatacaaCAAAATCAGATGCACAATGGGTCACTGATTTGCACCTTTATCAACCCTTTTAAACACACCTGATGCAACATGCTTGTTCCTGAGAATGGCTTTACAGGATGTGGCTTAGATTCCTTCGTTCtatgtttcttccttttcctttctctgcaaagAGTTTCCAGTGTCAATCTGAACTCAGGATCAGTAGGACTGCAGGGCAAAGTCCTAGGAAGGCCTGGGTTTTGAGACACAGAGGTGTTGTTTGCAGTGCCATTATTTTTAGTACAGGCTTTTTGAGCATCAGCCTCTGATGATGGAACCCGTTTGTCAGAGTCCGAATTAGTGTCTTCTAGATCCATACAGTTGGTTTTCTGTTCCCAACTATTTCCACAGGATAATGCTTCTCTTGTTACACCCAGACACTccccattttttccctcttccaacTTGACAGTTTCATCCTCTTTGGCCAAGAAACAGGCATGAGACCCTGCAAAGAGTTTTTTAATCACAACTTTCGGGTATGATGAATCCAGCATCTTTCTTGCTCTGCCATTCTCCGCAATGATTACACTGTCCTTTTCCTCCTCAATGCCTCTCCGAAAGGCATCTATCACAGAACTTGTGTTTGGTGTTTTAACTGgcatctgttttcttccaacATCCTTTGGAgaagatattttgttttcaaaacgGTCAGCATATAAAACTGAGAGTCCAATTCCTGCTTCTTTTAcagcttttctgccttttgaaCACAACACAGTTCTGTCTTTATGGCCAAGACCTGAGAGAGAGAAGACAAATCATTCACACTATTATTGAAAACCAAAATCTTATAGGACTGTATTATTTGAAATGTTCTCTCTCACATGCAATCCAAACTTAATTAATCGTTTAGTTTTGCTAATGCCATGTGATCTATTTCATATCAAAGAACCACATGATCTGTGTCACAGCTTCAGCTATTACAAACAACAACAGGTAAATGTGAGACAATcattgaataaaataataaGTTATTATTATTCCATTTATTAAAACTAAATTTAGTTTATCAGGAAATTAATGCTTTTGGTTAaactattagaaaaaaattaaatgtgtaCTTTTGGACATATTTGGTAAGCTATGCTCATTGCTGCTCCAATTCAGAATGAGATCAGACTATACTTCTGTACACTCATATAATGAAAACTCCTATAAATatcttccatttaaaaacatatttaccTTGGTTTAAAACTGGTTTGAAGAACTCTGTAATGGACTggtttctgaagagaaaacacaaCTTTAGCTTTGTAAAAGAACAATATCTAAATGCCCATACAGTAAACATTGATACAATTACAATGCTGTCATTTATTTCTGATAGCTCTTTCTGATACATCACAGAAAGAATCATCCTCCTTATTGCCTTCTAGCCTTCACTCTGTTTGGTTAACAATCTGTCAGTTTCCTTGCTCAAATCATTTCCTTTACTATTCCAGTAAGTCCTTCCAGCTTAAAGGAAGCTTTCTTAAACTGGACTGACTTCACTTGTACCCAGTACTCTAGGTGAGACCTCAGCAGTACCTTATGTGATTGTGTTAACAACTTCCCAATCTCCACTGCCAACATTTTGAGCTGGTAGTTACTACTGtaatcatttatttttgtcaagTGTGATAGTGGTAAGCAGCCAGACTTAACATCATCAGCGACCAAACCCGCTTCACTTCATTCTTAGTTGCTGTCAAGTCTGACCACAAAGTTCTAATTGCAAGCTGTAAAATTTAACTAAGCCTGTAGCGTTCTTCACGTTGTCCCAGCTCCTTGTGGCTTTTTTCACACATCTGGTGCCAGGCTGGGATGCAAATTCCTATCAGCACTGTTACCAGGCTTCTCAGCAGGAAACTGTACCAGCACTGCCCCTTAACAAAATACATGTCTGTAGTCTCTCTTCCAGCCTAGGCTACAGGCATCTTCTGGCTTCCAAAAGAAACAGCCTACAACCATCTCATTTTTATATATGAACAAGGTAATTCACAGCTTTAAATCAGAGGTGTTGTCTCTGGCAAGAATAAGTGGGACTTGAGAGAATCAAGGCATTTTGCCATAAATGCGTCATGCGTAAAAGCAGGCAGATAAGATTGTCGGAGTAACAAGGGGATTCTGTAGAACCACAGTATCACAGTAACTTACAATCTGAACATTAAAATACATCGAGAACTATGAACTTGCTATCTTCATCCTCTACCTCACAGCAAAGAGGTTCACTAACGACTTCAAGACTATACTTATGCCTGTTTGGAAGTGTTTCTTCAAGTTCCAACATGACATTGGTGTGAGAAAGCACAAATAGTGCAGACTTGTTCAATATCTCCTTCCATCTTTTGTAATCCTTTTGTGCCTCCAAAACAAACCTCTACCATTACTGTCTGGATAACAGTAGTTACAAAGGCAAAATTTATTTATTCCAGATTCTAAGCTAACATAATCAAGCATCCAtacacacagaatcttaagggttggaaaggacctcaaaagatcatccagtccaacctccgtGTCAGAggaggaccacctagagtaggtcacataggaacttgtccaggtgggttttgaatgttcccagaggaggagactccagaatccacctgggcagcctgtgtcagtgctccctcacctgaacagtgaagaaatttttcattatgtttctttggaacttcttatattccagcttgtacccactgccccttgccctgtcattggacataattgagaagagcctggctccatcctcctgccacTCACAACTGTGCTTTCACAGTCTCATAATCACCATAGAATGGCTGGAGTTGTAACGGATCtcaaagatcatccagtccaaccctcctgcaaaagcaggtccacctagatcaagtcacgcaggaacctgtccagtcaggttttgaagacctccaagaaaggagactccacatcctccctaggcagcctgtgccagggctccctcatctcaacagagaaactgtttttccttatgtttacatggaactttttgtgttccagcttcatcccattaccccttgtcctgttgctagataccatcaaaaaaagggatgccccaaactcctggcatccaccatttacatacttctaaatattaatgacaccccccctcagtctcctcttgtccagacttaaacagccccagatcctgctccctttcctcataaggaggatgctccagtcccctgatcatcttggtgtccccgTGCCGGACTGTCTCCccaagttccctgtccctcttgagctggggagcccagaactggccagaACGCGCAGTTGCAAACGAGAGCCAAGGGACAGGGAGAAGGAGCGACGCCCGGTGCCTTACTCGGTGCCCGAGCGCAGACCCGCAGCTCCCGCGCGCCGGCAGCCGCGCCGACCCGCTGCGTATGACGTCACGCGGCAGCGAGCagcctggccacgccccctcgGCCGCCCGGGGGAACTTAACCCTATCCCCGCCAGAGCCAACACTGCGGGATCCAGTCCGAGGAGGAACACAAGAAGGCAGTGGGCTTTTGTATtgggtctggggtggtggtggttttCCACAGCACCCTTTGTTGTGCCGTGCCGTGCCTTCTGTTCCTAGCTAAACACGTGTGTTGATGgcacatcaatgttttggctactgcttgcagcatcaaggctgtgcCTCCAGCATTCCGTCCTAcaccttcaccagtagctgtgggtgggcaggatcctgggaggACCCACGGCCAAGACAGCTGACCCGGgttgaccaaggagatattccacaCCATATGACATTAGCTCAGCAATACAAACTCGGGGGAGAGAAGCAAGAAAAGGGAGGCATTTCTgattcacttttgccttccagaGCAACCGTTACGtatactgaagccctgcttcttggtaAGCGGCTGGACAGTGCTGCTGATGGCAAGCAGAGAGTAATATCTTcatctgctttgcttctcacaccaatggctttgctatttctttgttaaactgcttttatctcaatccatgagattttgtcttattttctcccttccctgaCTTGTGAGGAGGGGGGTGACAAGAGTAGCATGGTGGGCACCATCCAGctagggtcaaactaccacagcttTCCAACATCCTTTTCACATGTATGAAAAAGAACATGCAATTTTCAATGTGAATGAGACTGCAGCTGCTCAAAACCACTCACAGGAGAATGTCTGCTATTGTTTTAATAAGAGGTCAAATAATCAGCCCTAAAAGAATGAAGAACTGATGAAGCAACAATAACTACTGGATTTTACTCTTTTTATCAGACAGGAAAGTCACAGTTATTCAACATCTCTTTGTCAACAGCAACAAAGCTCTGGTTTAGCCAAATATGAATATTCAGCAAAACATACTTatccccaccaaaaaaacccatttcacCACTTTTGGGGAAATCTCACCTGAGACACCAGGGAGACCACTGAAACATCTACATAAGGAAAGGCAAACCTCATAAATACATCATCTCActtgacaaagaaaaaagctaCACAGGCAGAAGATGCACCCAACAAACCTTCCaggtgacctactctaggaggtcctacTCTGTCAGGGGGGTAGTACTAGATGATGTTTGGAGATCCCTttcaacctttaagattctatGTATCCAAACTAAAGGCAGAGCCTGCATGAATAAGGGAAGGGAGAAActcttgtttaaaaacaaacctctGAACATCCTTTAAAAGCAATGAGCATTTTCAACTGTATCAGTGGTTATCTTTGACTGTATAAAACCTGTGGTTTTAAAGCTCTGTGCTGCAAACACTAGCAATAGCTCAAAGCAAAGCCACACAACACAAGAATAAACTAGAAACTGCCACTACATCTTTGATGAAATGGAGCGAGCACCatagaaataacaaaaaaaagccccatccaaaccaaaacaacccagaaCAGAAAGTGATACACAAAACCTCACAATGGTCAGGTGACCacagaaaaaccaaaacagagagCAGTTTCACTTCCTTGAGCAAGAAGCAACACGGAAGAGAAACTGAACTTTTaccttctccctttccttcaAACGAACAGAAGTGAACTGAACAAGGAGCTACCAGCATGAACCTCAGCCACGGCCTGACCACCACCCAGCAGCCTGCTCGCTGCTCCCGGTGGGATGGGAAGGACTGAAAACAAGTAGAACTTAAGGGTGGATGTAAGAGCAGCTTAATACTTGAAATTTAAAAGTAGTAATGAAAAGAACAAGAGAGTGAAATAAACCTcaagaaaaacaagtgatgcacaatgcaattgctcaccacatGCAGACTGATGTTCAGCCAGCTCCCAAGCAGTGACCCACCCTTCATTGCCAGCTCCCCCCGGTTTATACACTAGGTACAATGTCATGACACATGGAATATGGCCAGTTTAGGTCAGCCGTCCTGGCTGTGCCCcttcccaacttcttgtgccCCTCCAGCCTTCTTGCTGGGAGGGACAGAGAAGCTAAAACATTGTTGAATTAGTGTAAAGACTTACTTAGTAACAATCAAAATCATTGGTGTGTAATTAGCATTATTCTTATACTAAACGAAAAACACAGTGCTGTAACatctactaggaagaaaactaaCTTTGTCCTAGGAGAGAAAATTATGAGTTACTTCATACCACAAGGAACAAAACTTATTTTGATTGTCAGCCGCTGAAAAACCTAATTGAGTCTTTGGCAGAATATGGATTTCTAGCTGGGAGACGGGTTGGTCATGTCTAAAACCTGTCATTGCCAGACACAGCCTTCATTAGTGACCTCATCCTTCAGCACCGTTAGCAGTAACGGTTCACTGGTGCAACAGGCTCGAAAGCCTCCCTAGCTCTAGAGACCTCCGAAGGCGTGAGACAGGAGACTGTACATGTTTTGAATGATGTGCTGAGGATATTCGTCAGCACTTTGacattttcttcagcttctttgtGTGCTGCCAGCTTGCCCTGCCCTTACACCCCTTCTGCCTTGGCCAACAAACCGCCAGCACCACACGGAGACAAGGGCCGGCACCTCAGACCTGGGACTCCCATTGCTGCCAGCATGGATGAGCCAGGCACCGGCTGCCCCTCGGGGCTGCCACATCGCCGTGCTCCCCGACAGCCTCACACCCCCATCTGCCAAGCCTAGGCGCGATAGAGCAGCTGGAGCCGGGGCCGGCTCCGTGAAGCTCCCGTGACCGCCGGTCCCCTCGGCGCGGCCTCACCTGGCGGCCACGGCGCCAGCCCGTGCCCCCGCGCGCGGCGCCCAGCGgccgcgctccccgccggcgGCACAGCGACACGCCGCCAGCGCCTCCCCGCCGCGGACGCCGAACTGCGCCCCGCCGCGCGGGCACAGCGGCGGGTGGCGGCCGCAGCCACCTCCCGCAGCCCTGGCCGCCCCTCGGCTCCCGTACCTGACGCCTTGGCCCGTCTCTCTGGCCGCGAGCGCCGGCGTAAAATGGCGCCGGGAGCTGGTGGCGGGGGGGCCCAGCGACGGCACGCCCGCGCCGAACGGCCGGGTCATGGCGCAGGCCGGCCGGCAGGCCCCGCGCGGCGGCGGACGGCAGCGGCGGCACCGGCCGCTCCCGGCACCATAACAAAGGCCGCGGCCCAAGCGACCCTCGCCTCCGGACGCTGCGGGCGGGAGGCGGCCCGCGCTGATTGGGATGTTTTTTTTAAGGCGCGGTCGCTGATTGGCCGAGCGGCTGAAGAGGTGGCGCCTCCCGTTGGTTGTTTGCCGCCAGGGGCGGGGCGAGGCGGCAGGGCTCCCCGTGATTGGTTGCGGGGAGAGCGGGAGGCAGGGAGCGCCTTTCCGCGCCCGAGAAGGAAGGGCTGTGCGGCCGTCCCGTGCCGCTCACCCCCCGCTCTCCCATTGGTGCCCGCCGGGCAGGCCCCACCCCAGGCGGGAgtccccggccccgcccccgctcTGACCCTCACGGGCCCGTCCCGGCCGCCGCAGCGCGGCCCGGGCTGGGCGCTCCCGTCAGTGCGCGCCGAGGGCAGCTTCCAGAAGCGTCCTGACAGGAACAGCCCTCGAGCCGCCGCCTGTGGGGTCGTGGTACAGCTGTCAGGCCGCACATCCGTGCCCACAGCCGCTTGACGCCGCTGCAGCGGGTTGGTGGAAGGCAGAAAGAGGTGGGAAGGGAGCAGCTTTTAGAAGTTTTGCACGTCCTCCATCAAAACAGCATCTGAACCTGTGCCTTCCTGATCACAGCCCGCTGGGCACCTTTACTCTACCTTGCTTCACGCTGCTCCACTCAAAATGTATCCTCGGGGAACTGCCCTATGTGCTGCTCTGCCCCACTTCAAACATTTTGTCCCAGGGTCAAAAACATGGACTAAACAACCTGAAGAAGCAGATTTGTAAGCTTAAAAGAGAGCCAGTACTGCCATCTGTAGTGTTCTGTGCAAATTTGCATGATTAGTCTATAAAAATAATCAGCAGCATCAACACATCTCCACAGTAGGAGCATGAACAGTTAAAAGTGGACACCACACAGATACAAGCTTGCATACAGGcttgcatcaagaagagtgcggccactcctccccctctgctctgccctggtgaggcctcatctggagtcctatgtctgggctccccagctcaagagggacagggaagtgctggagagagtccggtgcagggccaccaagatggtcagggaactggaacatctttcatccTCCacataaggaaaggctgtgggaactggggctgtttagtctggaggaaactgaagggggatctcgttaatatttacaaatatctaaatggtggatgtcaggaggttggggcatcccttttttctcttgtatgtagtgacaggacaaggggtaacgggcacaagatggaacgcaaaaagttccttttaaacataagaaaaactgtttcactgttgaggtgagggagccctggcacaggctgctcagggagggtgtggagtctccttccttggaggtcttcaaaacttaCCTGAAtacattcctctgtgacctgatctaggtggacctgttttggcaggagggttggactggatgatctccaaaggtccttttcaacccctaccattctatgattctataatccCTGCCCTTGGTGTACAGAAATGACATGGATAGAGCTTCCTTCATCACAAGTGCCCTGACAGTTACCTGGAGCAATTTATAGTGAaattgtgtttgtttattttagcaCTTTAAGAGTAGATATGACTCTGGCCACTCTTTTCCTAATGTTTGTCTTGGATCCAGAAACACCAGGAGACCATTGACTCACATGGAAAGGAGTGACACATCTGAGGCTGGCTGGCCTAGGGAAAGTCTGCAAAGCAGAAGTAATAGTGATGCAAAACTGAAAGCACAAGTCAAAATAAGAAACTGGTTTTGGAACACCTGAACTGTCTGAGTCTGCCATGTATTGTGCACTCCAAGTTttcatcctgtcccatcccccagtttgt containing:
- the SLF2 gene encoding SMC5-SMC6 complex localization factor protein 2 yields the protein MTRPFGAGVPSLGPPATSSRRHFTPALAARETGQGVRNQSITEFFKPVLNQGLGHKDRTVLCSKGRKAVKEAGIGLSVLYADRFENKISSPKDVGRKQMPVKTPNTSSVIDAFRRGIEEEKDSVIIAENGRARKMLDSSYPKVVIKKLFAGSHACFLAKEDETVKLEEGKNGECLGVTREALSCGNSWEQKTNCMDLEDTNSDSDKRVPSSEADAQKACTKNNGTANNTSVSQNPGLPRTLPCSPTDPEFRLTLETLCRERKRKKHRTKESKPHPVKPFSGTSMLHQGNGCPLRKIPHSGSRETALGRSSTDDPSQPKTKKVSKHETSSPNALRTSPEMANGMWKKQSVSSCCLSSKMSSGQAKKPHVPKKRKHPAMSVNAAGSNHSEVSDFNDPAFNASSAKCKNKVSPFVKNILLKSTCGDIVQLKEAAALSRCDSTLPEEYLNSRDSTEKKNCSSGSLSSSCSAQGPGKNNHISEADTKENQLQVANSCFFLEKSLPISQEKSAVLPSPHDLTQTKGVKSHLQTDGFSQVLDAKKEQRGKRSERHPHNNTCSVQSSNGLSNTKDKTSESASDSCAGEVCGKLTLPEETGTSIPHTLPFKEGCMNSSHMSAQLSGERRGESTCTDKSKLNGKSKSSFDSEDEILKCSLDDDDDDDDDIFMPLQEILYSSPKPQAGTLEESCLNSFSQDMRTPLLKLHLSKPPVVSQVSYVNSLENLLKEKEESKRVDELEKRLQEDMKERETDSSDGDDEDNSSRDEDLSEEHRAFIKRFSVVAHAIPDYHPGEEIFDLSTSGKIFNQHDLDLRNFQFIPRNPIEKLLLSSGVTQQLSLAINGFLSSAYTCILCPIPILKWLFQLISVHPDYCVSTQILDRLMDITLKNASISDEQSKPWIPSLADVSAVFVNMGVSFRSLFPLQHLQPNFNECDILVSFIRNQMQETPNKQQPKGDPTSACPAFSSLPETNLINVIKFLGFCTTVFQGGYTDQEILLLLLLLFKISLEKQLKQIPLIDFQCLFIKLLISIEDWDTKMPELCLAVSELSSHHHNLLWLVQLVPSWIIRGREVRRRLSLVLISKLLKKQVEIPDDSDKQMCLLHQFLVYMKPSNLLKKMREGLEQQNADGDHLHTELEQEAYYLIYILLHLVSEASFFDVVNSNQRQHLLKLCGALDKHIKSDIREDARLFYRSKVKDLVARIYGKWQDMIQTTRPTQGKLHDFWEPDP